From the Caldalkalibacillus uzonensis genome, one window contains:
- a CDS encoding metal-sensitive transcriptional regulator produces MTDLKHNHEVSDCHESGRQGRAPAELKENLIRRLNRIEGQVRGIKGMIERDVYCDDILNQMAAVQSALHSVSKLLLESHIKTCVMERLKEGDQEVTGEFMKTISKLIK; encoded by the coding sequence ATGACGGATTTAAAACACAATCACGAAGTGTCAGACTGCCATGAGAGCGGGCGCCAGGGACGGGCACCGGCTGAATTGAAAGAAAACCTGATCCGCCGCCTGAACCGGATTGAAGGGCAGGTCCGGGGTATCAAAGGCATGATTGAGCGGGATGTGTATTGTGATGACATTCTGAATCAAATGGCTGCCGTCCAATCGGCTCTCCATTCGGTGTCCAAATTGCTGCTGGAAAGCCATATCAAAACCTGTGTGATGGAGCGGCTCAAAGAAGGCGATCAAGAAGTGACCGGAGAATTTATGAAAACCATCTCCAAGTTAATCAAATAA
- a CDS encoding aldehyde ferredoxin oxidoreductase family protein has translation MSLGINGQILRVNLTQGTHSIDRPDEAWYRMYHGGRGLIAYYLYKELEPGIDPLGPDNKLIFAAGPLTGEPFGGAGRNSVGAKSPLTGAYGDGEAGGFWGSFLKRAGYDAVIVEGKAEQPVYIAIEDGQVTIHDASDLWGKDTAYVDQYLKAKHGRGAKVCQCGIAGENLVRYATVVNDINRMVGRTGMGAVMGSKKLKAIVVKGKQMPKMSNPQRVKELAAWMGKNHAELTKGFHKMGTSGVVQPLNRVSGLPTRNFRDPSFEYAEQISGEAMHSQFKVKDDTCNACPIRCKRVVESEEHQVDGRFGGAEYEHLSAIGSNLGISDLAALMKATERCNAYGVDVISLGVTIACAMEAYERGIITTADTDGIELTWGNAEALLTLSEKICRREGVGDLLAEGSMRFADEIGGGTGEFALHIKGLELPMHEPRLKQGMGVGYAISPTGADHCHNLHDTGTAKNVDFFKPLGAFKPVPADDIGPEKMRMLVYFTNWRHYMNSAVVCQFLPWTIDHLVELTNGVTGWDTNVWELMKVGERAATLTRLFNLREGFTAEDDRLPKRFFKPFKAGYIKGKAPSEEDFRQAIRYYYQMMGWDEQGVPTNGKLTELGILWARDSAAREVTSIEQG, from the coding sequence ATGAGTTTAGGAATTAACGGTCAAATATTACGGGTCAATTTAACGCAGGGGACTCATTCCATCGACCGGCCGGATGAGGCCTGGTACCGGATGTATCACGGCGGCAGAGGCCTGATTGCCTATTACTTGTACAAGGAGTTGGAGCCTGGGATTGATCCATTGGGACCGGACAACAAGCTGATTTTTGCCGCCGGACCGCTGACCGGTGAACCGTTTGGCGGAGCGGGACGCAACAGTGTGGGGGCCAAGTCCCCTTTGACAGGAGCGTATGGTGACGGTGAAGCAGGCGGGTTTTGGGGCTCCTTTTTAAAGCGGGCAGGGTACGATGCCGTGATTGTGGAAGGCAAGGCAGAGCAACCTGTCTATATTGCCATTGAGGATGGACAGGTGACGATTCATGATGCCAGCGACCTTTGGGGTAAAGACACGGCTTATGTAGATCAATACTTAAAAGCAAAGCATGGCCGGGGGGCTAAAGTATGCCAATGCGGTATTGCCGGGGAAAACCTGGTCCGCTATGCCACAGTGGTCAATGACATCAACCGCATGGTGGGACGGACCGGAATGGGGGCTGTGATGGGCTCCAAAAAACTGAAAGCCATTGTGGTCAAGGGCAAGCAAATGCCCAAGATGAGCAATCCTCAGAGGGTGAAGGAGCTGGCGGCCTGGATGGGCAAGAACCATGCCGAGCTGACCAAGGGCTTTCACAAGATGGGCACCTCAGGGGTTGTACAACCGTTAAACCGGGTCAGCGGCTTGCCTACCCGCAATTTCAGGGATCCTTCCTTTGAATATGCTGAACAGATTTCCGGCGAGGCGATGCACAGCCAGTTTAAAGTGAAGGACGATACCTGTAACGCCTGTCCCATCCGTTGCAAACGGGTGGTGGAGTCGGAGGAACATCAGGTGGACGGCCGATTTGGTGGAGCAGAGTATGAACATTTGAGTGCGATCGGTTCTAACCTGGGCATTAGCGATCTGGCTGCTCTGATGAAAGCGACGGAGCGGTGCAATGCTTACGGAGTGGATGTCATTTCGCTGGGTGTGACCATTGCCTGTGCCATGGAAGCCTATGAGAGAGGCATCATCACCACAGCGGATACCGACGGGATTGAGCTGACCTGGGGCAATGCCGAAGCCCTGTTGACCCTGAGCGAGAAAATATGCCGGAGGGAAGGTGTTGGCGATCTCTTGGCTGAAGGCAGCATGCGCTTTGCTGATGAGATTGGCGGCGGGACAGGGGAGTTTGCTCTGCATATCAAAGGTCTGGAGTTACCCATGCATGAACCCCGCTTGAAGCAGGGGATGGGTGTCGGCTACGCCATTTCCCCGACTGGAGCCGATCATTGCCACAACCTGCACGATACGGGAACAGCCAAAAACGTGGACTTTTTCAAACCGTTAGGTGCCTTTAAGCCAGTTCCTGCCGATGATATCGGCCCGGAGAAGATGCGCATGCTGGTGTATTTTACCAATTGGCGCCATTATATGAACAGTGCGGTGGTGTGCCAGTTTTTACCCTGGACCATTGATCATCTTGTGGAGTTGACCAATGGCGTCACGGGCTGGGACACCAATGTGTGGGAATTGATGAAAGTAGGCGAACGGGCCGCTACGCTAACGCGTCTCTTTAATTTACGGGAAGGATTTACAGCGGAGGATGACCGTCTGCCCAAGCGGTTTTTCAAGCCGTTTAAGGCAGGGTATATTAAAGGCAAAGCCCCCTCGGAAGAGGACTTCCGGCAGGCCATCCGCTATTATTACCAGATGATGGGCTGGGATGAACAAGGTGTACCCACAAACGGCAAACTGACCGAATTGGGTATTTTATGGGCACGGGATAGCGCTGCCAGGGAAGTCACCTCCATTGAGCAAGGCTGA
- a CDS encoding NAD(P)/FAD-dependent oxidoreductase, which produces MYDVIIVGAGPAGIFAAYELTLKAPGAKVLLIDKGLDIYARRCPILERKIKKCPPATAKKDYAGCLPACSITNGFGGAGAYSDGKFNITTEFGGWLTDYLDKRIVYDLITYVDEINLKHGATTSITDPTSEAVKEIEKKGLAAGLKLLRANVRHLGTEQNLEILKSIFEYLSDKIEMRFKTEVADLLTEEENGKLKVNGIILKKNGEEIRGRHVLIAPGRDGSAWLADLLRKRNIRMKNNQVDIGVRVETLNTIMEEVNTHLYEGKFIYNSSVGTRVRTFCSNPSGHVVVENHSGVMLANGHSYRDEALGSENTNFALLVSHEFSEPFDRPNEYARRIGTLANELSGGSILVQTFGDIMRGRRSTEKRIKEGFVEPTLKEAVPGDLTKVLPYATMKSIIEMIEALNHVTPGLATEHTLLYGVEAKFYSARPYLTEHLEVEEVSNLYAAGDGAGLTRGLAQASASGVWVARHIVEKLNTSSSVHIVATN; this is translated from the coding sequence ATGTATGATGTCATTATTGTCGGGGCCGGACCGGCCGGGATCTTTGCAGCCTATGAGCTCACCTTGAAAGCACCAGGAGCCAAAGTGCTGCTTATTGATAAAGGACTGGATATTTATGCCCGGCGCTGTCCGATTTTGGAGCGCAAAATTAAAAAATGCCCGCCAGCTACAGCGAAAAAAGACTATGCCGGCTGTTTGCCCGCCTGTTCCATCACCAATGGATTCGGAGGGGCTGGCGCATATTCAGATGGAAAGTTTAATATCACCACTGAATTTGGCGGTTGGTTAACCGATTATTTAGATAAACGTATCGTATATGACCTCATCACCTATGTGGATGAAATTAACCTGAAGCATGGTGCAACCACATCCATAACAGACCCAACCAGTGAAGCTGTCAAGGAAATTGAGAAAAAAGGATTGGCAGCAGGCTTAAAATTATTAAGGGCCAACGTTCGTCATTTGGGAACGGAACAAAACCTGGAAATACTGAAGAGTATCTTTGAGTATTTAAGCGATAAAATTGAGATGCGTTTCAAAACAGAAGTGGCAGACTTGCTGACTGAAGAAGAAAACGGCAAGCTGAAAGTGAACGGCATCATTTTGAAAAAGAACGGCGAGGAAATCAGAGGCAGACACGTGCTCATTGCCCCAGGGCGGGACGGATCAGCCTGGCTGGCTGACCTGCTCCGCAAACGGAATATCAGGATGAAAAATAATCAGGTAGATATTGGCGTACGAGTGGAAACCTTAAACACCATTATGGAAGAGGTCAACACCCACCTGTATGAAGGTAAGTTTATCTATAACAGCTCAGTGGGCACAAGAGTGAGAACGTTCTGCAGCAACCCTTCCGGCCATGTGGTGGTAGAGAACCACAGCGGTGTCATGCTGGCTAATGGACACAGCTACAGAGATGAAGCGCTTGGTTCAGAGAACACCAACTTCGCTCTCTTGGTTTCCCATGAGTTCTCTGAACCGTTTGACAGACCAAACGAATATGCCCGACGTATTGGAACATTAGCCAATGAGTTATCTGGAGGATCCATCCTGGTGCAAACCTTTGGAGATATCATGCGAGGCAGACGCTCCACTGAGAAACGGATCAAAGAAGGTTTTGTGGAACCTACACTGAAAGAGGCTGTTCCCGGTGATCTGACCAAAGTACTGCCTTATGCCACAATGAAGAGCATTATTGAAATGATTGAAGCGTTAAACCATGTCACTCCGGGACTGGCCACTGAGCACACCTTGTTGTACGGTGTGGAGGCCAAATTTTACTCAGCCCGTCCCTATTTAACTGAGCACCTGGAAGTGGAAGAAGTTAGCAACCTGTATGCTGCTGGAGACGGCGCAGGGTTGACCCGGGGACTGGCCCAAGCATCTGCTTCAGGGGTTTGGGTTGCCCGCCATATCGTAGAGAAGCTCAATACTTCCTCCTCAGTACACATTGTTGCTACAAATTAA
- the namA gene encoding NADPH dehydrogenase NamA gives MLFSPYTIKNVTFKNRIVMSPMCMYSCMKGDGKVTDWHRVHYTSRAVGQVGLIIVEASAVTPQGRISVHDLGVWSDEHIEGLEELVRLSHEHGAKIGIQLAHAGRKATVDGPIIAPSAIPFNDKLETPQAMTAEQIKETITAFQHAARRAKAAGFDVVEIHAAHGYLINEFLSPLSNKRNDTYGGDRDCRYRFLQEVIEAVKQEWEGPLFVRISASDYHPDGLDIEDYVYYAQKMKAQGVDLIDCSSGGVVPAKINVYPGYQVPFAERIKKEAGVATGAVGLITSALQAEEILQNERADLVFLARELLRDPYWPRRAAQELNVDIEAPRQYERGW, from the coding sequence ATGCTGTTTAGCCCCTATACCATTAAGAACGTGACCTTTAAAAACCGGATCGTCATGTCTCCGATGTGCATGTATTCTTGCATGAAAGGGGATGGAAAAGTAACGGACTGGCATCGTGTCCATTATACCAGCCGAGCAGTGGGCCAGGTTGGCCTGATTATTGTGGAAGCCTCTGCCGTTACCCCCCAAGGGCGTATTTCTGTGCATGACTTGGGGGTCTGGAGTGACGAGCATATTGAGGGTTTGGAGGAATTGGTCCGCTTGAGCCATGAGCACGGCGCCAAAATTGGCATCCAGTTGGCCCATGCCGGACGCAAAGCTACCGTTGATGGTCCGATTATCGCTCCGTCAGCTATTCCGTTTAATGATAAGTTGGAAACCCCTCAAGCAATGACGGCGGAACAAATCAAAGAAACCATTACCGCATTTCAACATGCTGCACGCCGGGCCAAAGCAGCTGGGTTTGACGTTGTGGAAATCCATGCTGCTCATGGATATTTGATCAATGAATTCCTCTCTCCTTTGAGCAATAAGCGCAATGATACATATGGGGGTGACCGTGACTGCCGTTACCGTTTCCTGCAAGAGGTGATTGAAGCGGTTAAACAGGAGTGGGAAGGTCCACTGTTTGTGCGCATTTCGGCTAGTGATTATCATCCGGATGGATTAGATATTGAGGATTACGTTTATTATGCCCAAAAAATGAAAGCACAAGGCGTGGACCTGATTGATTGCAGTTCCGGTGGGGTTGTGCCGGCTAAAATTAATGTTTACCCGGGATATCAGGTGCCTTTTGCAGAAAGAATCAAAAAAGAGGCAGGGGTAGCCACCGGAGCGGTAGGCCTGATCACCAGTGCTTTACAGGCAGAGGAAATTTTACAAAATGAACGGGCCGACCTAGTTTTTCTGGCTCGTGAACTGTTACGTGATCCCTATTGGCCAAGACGGGCCGCACAGGAATTAAACGTGGATATTGAAGCCCCCCGTCAATATGAACGGGGCTGGTAA
- a CDS encoding MoaD/ThiS family protein, whose amino-acid sequence MNRVIGKEGIGMLIYLRAYGHLEHYLQQGEPFGDDKRWVKLKTDSHGIKSIIRSLGIPEQEVCFLVRNGEFMDWDEQVHDGDRIELIPPIEGG is encoded by the coding sequence ATGAACAGAGTCATTGGCAAAGAAGGGATCGGGATGCTTATTTATCTCAGAGCCTATGGGCATTTGGAACATTATCTGCAGCAAGGGGAGCCTTTTGGGGATGATAAGCGGTGGGTAAAGCTGAAAACAGACAGTCATGGCATCAAAAGCATCATCCGTTCGCTGGGCATTCCCGAACAGGAGGTTTGCTTTCTGGTCCGCAATGGAGAATTTATGGACTGGGATGAACAGGTGCATGATGGGGACCGGATCGAACTGATCCCCCCAATAGAGGGGGGATAA
- a CDS encoding amidohydrolase family protein has translation MFKEMKIAAGLQKTEHFDPTVLDAQTVLKMATLEGAKLLGIDKEVGTLEPGKKADIILINMNQPHLVPHHHIPSLLAYSANGSDVDTTIVNGKILMKNRKLLTIDEREVIREAHKRVARIVEGV, from the coding sequence TTGTTTAAAGAAATGAAAATAGCAGCTGGATTGCAAAAGACCGAACATTTTGACCCCACTGTGCTGGATGCCCAGACGGTGTTAAAAATGGCCACGCTTGAGGGAGCAAAGCTGCTGGGCATTGACAAAGAGGTTGGAACATTGGAGCCGGGTAAAAAAGCGGACATCATTTTGATTAATATGAACCAGCCTCATCTTGTCCCACATCACCATATTCCTTCTTTGCTGGCCTATTCTGCCAACGGTTCGGATGTGGATACGACCATTGTGAATGGAAAAATTTTAATGAAGAACAGGAAACTCTTAACCATTGACGAAAGAGAGGTTATACGTGAGGCCCACAAAAGGGTGGCAAGAATTGTCGAGGGGGTATAG
- the copZ gene encoding copper chaperone CopZ — protein MKEVTLKVEGMSCSHCVSAVEKSVGALEGVSGVKVNLDQGLVEVKFDDSVVSVEKIKQTIDDQGYDVVS, from the coding sequence ATGAAAGAAGTCACACTCAAAGTAGAAGGTATGTCTTGTTCCCATTGTGTATCTGCTGTAGAAAAGAGTGTCGGGGCGTTAGAGGGCGTTTCTGGGGTAAAAGTCAATCTGGATCAGGGTCTGGTTGAGGTTAAATTTGACGACAGCGTCGTCAGTGTGGAAAAAATTAAGCAAACCATCGATGACCAGGGATATGATGTGGTATCGTAG
- a CDS encoding spore coat protein, whose product MPYGAHEAMEAHEILSDTINMIDHFAMYATQCQDAELVQILNRHIDQAIQHYNNLVEYTHDYSQVPNTATHTRSPVQPGQIHYGLTNPQQKAPQLRMSTMSTQQIAHAVLSAHKNSAKNHMSAALECADPNVRQLMVDGAVACEQAAYEIFRYMNQKGWYQVPTLDNHTAKTMLHSYKAVQQPQPQM is encoded by the coding sequence ATGCCTTACGGTGCCCATGAAGCGATGGAAGCCCATGAAATACTAAGCGATACGATCAACATGATTGACCACTTCGCCATGTATGCCACTCAATGTCAAGATGCTGAACTGGTACAAATCCTGAACCGGCACATTGACCAAGCCATTCAGCATTATAACAACCTGGTGGAATATACCCATGATTATTCACAGGTACCTAATACAGCCACGCACACCCGATCACCTGTCCAGCCAGGTCAAATTCACTATGGATTGACCAACCCTCAACAAAAAGCACCACAGCTGCGGATGAGTACCATGTCCACCCAGCAAATCGCCCATGCCGTTTTATCTGCGCATAAAAATTCGGCTAAAAATCACATGAGTGCCGCTCTGGAATGTGCCGATCCCAATGTCCGCCAGCTGATGGTCGACGGGGCTGTAGCCTGCGAGCAAGCCGCTTATGAAATTTTCCGCTATATGAACCAAAAAGGATGGTACCAAGTGCCCACCCTTGACAATCATACGGCCAAAACGATGCTGCACAGTTACAAGGCTGTTCAGCAGCCGCAGCCTCAAATGTAA
- a CDS encoding heavy metal translocating P-type ATPase encodes MTQTRQTSFKVTGMSCAACANRIEKALYKLDGVQTAHVNLALEKATVEYDPQHVNLSRLEARLEQLGYAIVKEKVEFEVEGMSCAACANRIEKTLNKMAGVFQANVNFALKRAAVAYNPAEVTPEEMIKRIDQLGFKLSLKEDRTGADQAQDRETGRQFRKFVWAAVFSLPLLWSMVSHWEWTAFIWVPDVLLNPWVQWALATPVQFVIGWQFYKGAYKALRNKSANMDVLVALGTSAAYFYSLYLSIDWLRTGAHHVDLYYEASAIIITLILLGKYFEAKAKGRTSQAIKKLMGLKPKTALVISNGQEIEIPVDEVVVGDIILVKPGQKIPVDGEVIAGRSAVDESMLTGESIPVDKEEGDEVIGATINKNGTLKIKATKVGKDTALAQIVRVVEEAQGSKAPIQRMVDKVSGIFVPIVVIFAFLTFWFWYLILTPGQLGSALISTISILVIACPCALGLATPTSIMAGSGRSAEHGILFKGGEHLEKTQTITTVVLDKTGTVTKGEPEMTDVLVNHDAGLSEEELLRLVGSAEKPSEHPLAQALVQGIMDRNIKLTHPKAFEAVPGYGITAEVDQHQVLAGTRRLMAKHNIDVSPALGQLEQLEQEGKTAMLVAVDGTYAGIVAVADRVKETSREAVARMKAMGLEVLMITGDNERTARAIARQVGIDRVLAEVLPEGKADEVKKLQQQGKKVAMVGDGINDAPALAVADIGMAIGTGTDIAMETADITLMRGDLNSVVDALLMSRKTMRNIKQNLFWAFCYNTAAIPVAAAGLLQPWMAGAAMAFSSVSVVLNALRLQRVKL; translated from the coding sequence GTGACCCAAACACGGCAGACCAGTTTTAAAGTGACAGGCATGTCCTGTGCCGCTTGTGCCAACCGGATTGAAAAAGCATTATACAAACTTGACGGGGTACAAACTGCCCATGTGAATTTGGCTTTGGAAAAGGCGACAGTAGAGTATGATCCACAACATGTCAACCTGTCCCGTCTGGAAGCACGCCTTGAACAGCTGGGATACGCTATAGTAAAAGAAAAGGTTGAATTTGAGGTCGAAGGCATGTCTTGTGCCGCTTGTGCCAACCGCATTGAAAAAACGTTAAACAAAATGGCAGGCGTTTTTCAAGCCAACGTAAACTTTGCCCTGAAGAGGGCTGCTGTGGCCTACAACCCCGCTGAGGTTACCCCGGAGGAGATGATCAAACGCATTGATCAGCTTGGCTTTAAGCTGAGCTTAAAAGAAGATCGGACTGGTGCGGACCAAGCACAGGACCGGGAGACCGGCCGTCAATTTCGCAAGTTTGTCTGGGCGGCTGTTTTCTCACTCCCCCTCTTATGGTCGATGGTGAGCCATTGGGAATGGACAGCTTTTATCTGGGTGCCGGATGTGCTCTTGAACCCGTGGGTGCAATGGGCTTTGGCCACTCCGGTACAGTTTGTGATCGGCTGGCAGTTTTACAAGGGGGCGTATAAAGCGCTGCGCAACAAAAGTGCCAATATGGATGTGCTGGTGGCCTTGGGGACATCTGCCGCCTATTTTTACAGCCTGTATTTATCCATCGATTGGCTGAGGACAGGGGCTCATCATGTGGACCTTTATTACGAAGCCTCAGCCATCATTATTACGTTGATTTTACTCGGAAAATATTTTGAAGCAAAAGCCAAAGGCCGCACCTCCCAGGCCATCAAAAAGCTGATGGGCCTTAAGCCCAAAACGGCGTTGGTGATCAGTAACGGGCAGGAGATTGAGATTCCGGTGGACGAAGTCGTTGTGGGTGACATCATTTTGGTTAAACCCGGTCAAAAAATTCCGGTAGACGGGGAAGTGATTGCTGGCCGTTCCGCAGTGGATGAATCGATGCTGACTGGAGAAAGCATCCCGGTGGACAAAGAAGAGGGAGACGAAGTGATCGGGGCCACGATCAACAAAAACGGCACGCTAAAAATCAAGGCCACCAAAGTGGGTAAAGATACGGCCTTGGCCCAAATTGTGCGGGTCGTGGAAGAGGCGCAAGGTTCCAAAGCGCCCATTCAGCGCATGGTGGATAAGGTCTCCGGCATCTTCGTGCCCATTGTGGTGATCTTTGCCTTTCTCACGTTCTGGTTCTGGTACTTGATCCTGACACCCGGCCAGCTGGGCAGCGCCCTGATTTCCACCATTTCTATCCTGGTGATCGCTTGTCCCTGTGCCCTGGGGCTGGCCACTCCGACTTCCATTATGGCCGGTTCGGGCCGTTCAGCGGAACACGGCATCTTGTTCAAGGGCGGTGAACATCTGGAGAAAACCCAAACCATTACGACTGTCGTCCTGGATAAAACGGGCACCGTGACCAAGGGTGAACCGGAAATGACGGATGTACTGGTGAACCATGATGCCGGACTCAGTGAGGAGGAGCTGTTAAGGCTGGTCGGTTCGGCGGAAAAACCCTCCGAACATCCTCTGGCCCAGGCCCTTGTGCAAGGCATTATGGACAGAAATATTAAGTTAACCCATCCTAAAGCTTTTGAAGCGGTTCCCGGATACGGAATAACGGCGGAAGTAGACCAGCATCAGGTGTTAGCCGGTACCCGCCGCCTGATGGCTAAACATAATATTGACGTCTCCCCGGCCTTAGGGCAGCTGGAACAGCTTGAACAGGAAGGGAAAACCGCCATGCTGGTGGCCGTTGATGGCACCTATGCCGGGATTGTCGCCGTTGCCGACAGAGTGAAAGAAACATCTCGAGAGGCCGTGGCCCGCATGAAGGCGATGGGCCTGGAAGTGCTGATGATCACGGGAGACAATGAACGGACGGCCCGTGCCATTGCCAGACAAGTGGGCATTGACCGTGTGCTGGCCGAAGTGTTGCCCGAAGGCAAGGCTGATGAAGTTAAAAAACTGCAACAACAAGGGAAGAAAGTGGCCATGGTGGGCGATGGAATTAACGATGCTCCTGCCTTGGCTGTGGCGGATATCGGCATGGCCATCGGTACCGGTACAGATATCGCCATGGAAACAGCGGACATTACCCTGATGCGGGGGGATTTGAACAGCGTGGTTGATGCTTTGCTCATGAGCCGCAAAACGATGCGCAACATCAAACAAAACTTATTCTGGGCTTTTTGCTATAATACCGCAGCTATCCCTGTGGCTGCAGCCGGTCTTTTGCAACCTTGGATGGCCGGGGCGGCGATGGCTTTCAGCTCCGTTTCCGTTGTGTTGAATGCCTTGAGGTTGCAACGGGTTAAATTATAA